One segment of Ipomoea triloba cultivar NCNSP0323 chromosome 12, ASM357664v1 DNA contains the following:
- the LOC116000345 gene encoding transcription factor MYB75-like: MADSSSSEPPSGVKKGAWTEQEDNLLRKCIHRYGEGKWHLVPVRAGLNRCRKSCRLRWLNYLRPDIKRGDFNLDEIDLIMRLHKLLGNRWSLIAGRIPGRTANDVKNLWNTRLQKKTIANNTPSSGQETWKDKAPKTTENTAVIRPRPRRFAMTSSSRTLPITGKTTIVTSEVVQLPPPAEAAESTSEPRLIENVDPKSMPGETETSDDLGQWLDDFLFDMEFDGDGMACMQEGQIEWCDFHIDSDLLDLLS; the protein is encoded by the exons ATGGCTGATTCGTCGTCTTCAGAGCCGCCGTCGGGAGTGAAAAAGGGGGCCTGGACGGAACAGGAAGATAATCTGTTGAGGAAGTGCATTCACAGATATGGTGAAGGAAAATGGCATCTAGTTCCCGTTAGAGCTG GCCTCAATAGGTGCAGGAAAAGTTGCAGGTTAAGATGGCTGAACTATCTCCGTCCCGATATAAAGAGAGGCGACTTCAATTTGGATGAAATTGATCTTATCATGCGCCTACATAAACTCTTAGGCAATAG GTGGTCGCTTATCGCCGGTAGAATTCCGGGAAGAACAGCTAACGACGTGAAAAATCTGTGGAACACGCGCCTTCAGAAGAAGACAATTGCTAATAATACACCTTCTTCTGGGCAAGAAACATGGAAGGACAAAGCTCCGAAAACCACGGAAAACACCGCCGTCATTAGACCTCGACCTCGGAGATTCGCGATGACCTCCTCATCTCGAACGTTGCCGATCACCGGAAAAACTACCATTGTTACCAGCGAAGTAGTTCAACTCCCGCCGCCGGCAGAGGCGGCGGAATCAACGTCGGAGCCGCGGCTAATCGAAAATGTAGATCCAAAAAGCATGCCGGGAGAAACAGAAACCTCGGACGACTTAGGGCAGTGGTTGGATGATTTTCTCTTCGATATGGAATTCGACGGTGATGGAATGGCGTGCATGCAAGAAGGACAAATCGAATGGTGTGATTTTCACATAGATTCGGACCTTTTGGACCTTTTGAGCTAA
- the LOC115999824 gene encoding transcription factor MYB113-like, which translates to MVINSSSAWPSPSGLMRKGAWTEEEDNLLRKCIQKYGEGKWHLVPLRAGLNRCRKSCRLRWLNYLRPDIKRGDFSVDEVDLIMRLHRLLGNRWSLIAGRIPGRTANDVKNYWNTHIQKKVFAMAAASSKMQDNWKGKAPEIRENTVVRPQPRRFLNTSSLSRTSMAGKATAVTYDAQIQAHALPHPEPTTSDLVMENVQKNDTIATFPSELETTTFDDRVRWWEDLLFDKELNDEGTACMHEGQVGWSHLPTDIDLLELLS; encoded by the exons ATGGTTATTAATTCATCATCTGCATGGCCTTCGCCTTCGGGATTGATGAGAAAAGGTGCATGGACCGAAGAAGAAGATAATCTTTTGAGGAAGTGCATTCAGAAGTATGGGGAAGGGAAATGGCATCTAGTTCCCCTTAGAGCtg GGTTAAACAGGTGCAGAAAAAGTTGTAGATTGAGATGGTTGAACTATCTTCGTCCTGATATCAAACGAGGCGACTTCAGTGTGGATGAAGTTGATCTCATTATGCGCCTCCATCGACTCTTAGGCAACAG GTGGTCGCTTATTGCCGGCAGAATCCCGGGAAGAACAGCGAACGATGTGAAGAATTACTGGAACACCCATATTCAGAAGAAGGTATTTGCCATGGCTGCTGCTTCATCTAAGATGCAAGACAATTGGAAAGGCAAAGCCCCCGAAATCAGGGAAAACACCGTCGTTAGGCCTCAACCTCGGAGATTCCTAAACACCTCATCATTATCTCGGACGTCAATGGCCGGAAAAGCCACCGCCGTTACCTATGATGCTCAAATCCAAGCACACGCGTTACCGCACCCGGAACCAACAACATCGGACTTGGTAATGGAAAATGTTCAAAAAAACGACACAATCGCGACTTTTCCGTCAGAGTTAGAAACAACAACGTTTGACGACAGAGTCCGGTGGTGGGAGGATTTGCTCTTCGACAAGGAACTCAATGATGAAGGAACCGCGTGCATGCACGAAGGTCAAGTCGGTTGGTCTCACTTGCCAACTGATATTGACCTTTTGGAACTTCTAAGCTAA